A genome region from bacterium SCSIO 12844 includes the following:
- a CDS encoding DUF493 domain-containing protein encodes MTEDNKNHNGADNSSENGKENTTDTLLEFPCRFPIKILCNPNKGIEEFVMKTLHDHVEDNKSIDLSVKESKNGKYISITAIFTATSKDQLDTLYTLFSKKDDVHMVL; translated from the coding sequence ATGACAGAAGATAATAAAAACCACAATGGAGCTGATAACAGTAGTGAAAATGGCAAAGAAAATACTACCGATACATTGCTAGAATTTCCTTGCCGTTTCCCAATCAAAATTCTCTGCAATCCTAATAAAGGTATAGAAGAATTTGTTATGAAAACATTACATGATCATGTAGAAGATAATAAGTCGATAGATTTATCAGTTAAAGAAAGTAAAAATGGCAAATATATTTCTATTACTGCTATTTTTACTGCTACAAGCAAAGATCAACTAGATACACTTTATACCCTTTTCTCTAAAAAAGATGATGTACATATGGTTTTATAA
- the lipB gene encoding lipoyl(octanoyl) transferase LipB, producing the protein MNQLTKTIQVQSLGLKPYETVLHDMQSFTRNRDDKTPDQLWLVEHEKVFTQGRHGKGKHILSTGDIPIVQTDRGGQVTYHGPGQAVVYFLIDLKRTKIGIKNLVCLIEKSAIEMLKQFGIESHLQENAPGVYVNDQKVCSLGLRVKQGRTYHGLSINVDMDLSPFKLINPCGYKNLQMAEIKQFKADITLNEVYNVYTKIFSEKFNEAVKAKVANVGVDACLS; encoded by the coding sequence ATGAATCAGCTAACTAAAACAATACAAGTTCAATCATTAGGCTTAAAGCCTTATGAAACAGTATTACATGACATGCAATCATTTACGCGTAATCGCGATGATAAGACACCAGATCAGTTATGGCTAGTTGAACATGAAAAAGTATTTACTCAAGGCCGTCATGGCAAAGGTAAACATATTTTATCAACTGGCGATATTCCAATTGTACAAACTGACCGTGGTGGACAAGTTACTTATCATGGACCTGGACAGGCCGTTGTTTATTTTTTAATTGATTTAAAACGCACCAAAATTGGCATCAAAAACCTAGTCTGTCTAATTGAAAAATCAGCCATTGAGATGTTAAAGCAATTTGGTATTGAAAGTCATTTACAGGAAAATGCACCGGGGGTTTATGTCAATGACCAAAAAGTATGTTCTCTTGGTTTACGTGTTAAGCAAGGGCGAACCTATCATGGCTTAAGCATTAATGTTGATATGGATTTATCCCCCTTTAAATTGATCAACCCTTGTGGGTATAAAAATCTTCAAATGGCAGAAATTAAACAGTTTAAAGCTGATATTACATTAAATGAAGTTTATAACGTTTATACAAAAATATTTAGTGAAAAATTTAATGAGGCAGTCAAAGCTAAAGTTGCAAATGTGGGAGTTGATGCATGTCTATCATAA
- the lipA gene encoding lipoyl synthase, producing the protein MSIIKTTVEEKNKYAKDKLSRIPVKIQAKKPTLRKPDWLKIQLPKASSGGVSGVKDILREGRLASVCEEASCPNLHECFNKGTASFMIMGYKCTRRCSFCDVAHGRPDALDQQEPENLADAISKMNLRYVVVTSVDRDDLRDGGSEHFAKCIQAIREKTPNVKVEILTPDFRGRMDVALENLSKMPPDVFNHNLETVPRLYKAARPGSDYQWSLDLLKRFKDLFPEIPTKSGLMVGLGETDEEIIEVMKDMRKHNIDMLTIGQYLQPSIYHIAVERYVSPEIFREYASIAKELGFKHVASGPMVRSSYHADIQFEGDMIA; encoded by the coding sequence ATGTCTATCATAAAAACAACCGTTGAAGAAAAAAATAAATACGCGAAAGATAAACTCTCTCGTATCCCTGTAAAAATCCAAGCTAAAAAACCAACCCTTCGTAAACCAGATTGGTTAAAAATTCAATTACCAAAAGCAAGTTCTGGTGGCGTCTCAGGTGTTAAAGATATTCTACGCGAAGGTCGATTGGCTTCTGTTTGTGAAGAAGCATCTTGCCCTAATTTACATGAATGCTTTAATAAGGGTACTGCAAGCTTTATGATTATGGGTTATAAATGTACACGTCGTTGTAGCTTTTGTGATGTTGCTCATGGACGCCCTGATGCCTTAGATCAGCAAGAACCTGAAAATTTAGCCGATGCAATTTCAAAAATGAACTTACGTTATGTTGTTGTTACATCGGTTGATCGTGATGATTTACGTGATGGTGGTTCAGAACACTTTGCTAAATGTATTCAAGCAATTAGAGAAAAAACACCCAATGTTAAAGTTGAAATTCTAACACCTGACTTTAGAGGTCGCATGGATGTAGCCTTAGAAAACTTATCTAAAATGCCACCTGATGTATTTAACCATAACTTAGAAACTGTGCCTCGTCTTTACAAAGCAGCTCGCCCTGGCTCTGACTATCAATGGTCACTTGATTTACTTAAACGCTTTAAAGACCTTTTCCCAGAAATTCCAACTAAATCAGGCTTAATGGTTGGTTTAGGTGAAACTGATGAAGAAATCATTGAAGTAATGAAAGATATGCGTAAACATAATATTGATATGCTTACTATTGGCCAATACTTACAACCAAGTATTTATCATATAGCAGTTGAACGCTATGTCTCACCTGAAATATTTAGAGAATATGCATCAATTGCAAAAGAGCTAGGTTTTAAACATGTTGCCAGTGGACCTATGGTGAGATCTTCTTATCATGCTGATATTCAATTTGAAGGTGATATGATTGCTTAA
- a CDS encoding DUF962 domain-containing protein: MRSLEEWLALYAQSHQNKINKRIHYICVPLIMFSILGILWAITPFLSAVVVLFGVIYYLRLSIPLGVIMFIASIVMLLIISLMTNRLGICIIIFVVSWILQFIGHKLEGKKPSFFQDLQFLLIGPLWIANELFLKKNK; this comes from the coding sequence ATGCGTTCATTAGAAGAGTGGTTAGCGCTTTATGCACAAAGTCATCAAAATAAAATTAATAAACGGATTCATTATATTTGTGTGCCGTTAATTATGTTTTCAATTTTAGGCATTCTTTGGGCGATTACACCGTTTTTATCTGCCGTAGTTGTACTTTTTGGTGTAATTTATTATCTACGCTTGTCGATTCCCTTAGGCGTTATTATGTTTATTGCCTCAATAGTTATGCTATTAATTATATCTTTGATGACTAACCGACTTGGTATTTGTATTATTATTTTTGTCGTTAGTTGGATTTTGCAATTTATTGGTCATAAACTTGAGGGTAAAAAGCCTTCATTTTTTCAAGACTTGCAATTTTTATTGATTGGTCCATTGTGGATTGCCAATGAATTATTTTTAAAGAAGAATAAATAA
- a CDS encoding NADP-dependent isocitrate dehydrogenase, whose amino-acid sequence MNGSKIIYTHTDEAPALATYSLLPIVKAFTKEADINIETRDISLAARILAHFPEYLAENQRQSDDLAELGQLAKTPEANIIKLPNISASIPQLTQAIKELQSQGYAVPNYPIDAKTDQEKEIKARYSKVLGSAVNPVLREGNSDRRVADAVKQYAKAHPHSMGQWSPDSKSHVAHMTEGDFYGSEQSVMVERACSVSIVLETQSNNTITLKDNITLTDSEVIDSSVMSKKALVNFFETQVKDAKEKEVLLSLHLKATMMKVSDPIMFGHCVKTCFKEIFDKYADTFNQLGINPNNGLGDIYTKIKTLPNGQCEAIEADIQKTYEHHPAFAMVNSDKGITNFHVPSDVIIDASMPAAIRSSGQMWGPDGQLHDMKAIIPDRSYALIYQEVIDFCKTHGAFDVTTMGNVSNVGLMAQKAEEYGSHDKTFEIVEAGTIKVIDDQNQTLMSHHVDEGDIFRMCQTKDIAIKDWVKLAITRAKATGNPAVFWLDENRAHDANLIKKVNTYLNDHDTTSLEIKILAPVNAMHYTLERVKNGQDTISVTGNVLRDYLTDLFPILELGTSAKMLSIVPLLAGGGLFETGAGGSAPKHVQQLLNEDYLRWDSLGEFLAIAVSLEDLASKTNNQDAKVLAEALNQANAKILNNNKSPQRKLGTIDNRGSHFYLALYWAEALANQDQSIKLKTVFSPVYEKLSAMEDQIITELNAVQGHSVDIGGYYHPNPSKTEIIMRPSQTFNEIVDGI is encoded by the coding sequence ATGAATGGCTCAAAAATTATCTATACACATACTGATGAAGCACCAGCATTAGCAACTTACTCTCTACTTCCTATTGTTAAAGCTTTTACTAAAGAAGCTGATATTAATATTGAAACAAGAGATATTTCACTTGCTGCTAGAATCTTAGCACATTTCCCAGAATATTTAGCAGAAAACCAAAGACAGTCAGATGACTTAGCTGAACTTGGGCAATTAGCAAAAACACCAGAGGCGAATATTATTAAATTACCTAATATTAGTGCCTCAATCCCGCAACTAACTCAAGCAATTAAAGAGCTACAAAGCCAAGGCTATGCTGTGCCTAATTATCCAATCGATGCAAAAACAGATCAAGAAAAAGAGATTAAAGCACGTTATAGCAAAGTATTAGGTAGTGCAGTAAATCCTGTGCTACGAGAAGGTAATTCTGATCGTAGAGTAGCTGATGCAGTTAAACAATATGCCAAAGCACACCCCCATTCAATGGGTCAATGGTCTCCTGATTCAAAATCTCATGTAGCCCATATGACTGAAGGTGATTTTTATGGTAGTGAGCAATCTGTTATGGTTGAGCGTGCTTGTAGTGTTAGCATTGTACTTGAAACACAATCAAATAATACAATTACATTAAAAGACAATATTACACTAACTGATAGTGAAGTGATTGATTCTTCTGTCATGAGTAAAAAAGCATTGGTTAACTTTTTTGAAACCCAAGTTAAAGATGCAAAAGAAAAAGAAGTATTATTATCATTACACTTAAAAGCAACGATGATGAAAGTCTCTGACCCTATTATGTTTGGGCATTGTGTTAAAACATGCTTTAAAGAAATATTTGATAAATATGCTGATACCTTTAATCAATTAGGCATTAATCCAAATAATGGCTTAGGTGATATTTATACTAAAATTAAAACCTTACCTAATGGTCAATGCGAAGCGATTGAAGCTGATATTCAAAAAACTTATGAACATCATCCAGCATTTGCTATGGTTAATTCAGATAAAGGCATTACTAATTTTCACGTGCCAAGCGATGTAATTATTGATGCATCAATGCCTGCTGCTATTCGCTCATCTGGCCAAATGTGGGGACCTGATGGTCAACTACACGATATGAAAGCAATTATTCCAGATCGTTCATATGCATTGATTTATCAAGAAGTCATTGATTTTTGTAAAACACATGGTGCATTCGATGTAACCACTATGGGTAATGTTTCAAATGTTGGGCTTATGGCACAAAAAGCTGAAGAATACGGCTCACACGATAAAACATTTGAAATCGTTGAAGCAGGTACAATCAAAGTCATTGATGATCAAAATCAAACACTGATGTCACATCATGTTGATGAAGGTGATATTTTCCGTATGTGTCAAACAAAAGATATTGCAATTAAAGATTGGGTTAAATTAGCAATTACTCGTGCTAAAGCAACTGGTAATCCAGCTGTATTTTGGTTAGATGAAAATAGAGCACATGATGCAAACTTAATTAAAAAAGTAAATACTTACCTTAATGATCATGATACAACTAGTTTAGAAATTAAAATTCTTGCACCTGTAAATGCAATGCATTATACACTTGAGCGTGTTAAAAATGGCCAAGATACAATTTCAGTTACTGGTAATGTACTACGTGACTATTTAACTGATTTATTCCCAATTTTAGAATTAGGCACATCAGCAAAAATGCTATCTATTGTACCACTTTTAGCTGGTGGTGGCTTATTTGAAACCGGCGCAGGTGGTTCTGCACCTAAACATGTTCAACAATTATTAAATGAAGATTATCTACGTTGGGATTCTTTAGGTGAGTTTCTAGCCATTGCTGTTTCATTAGAAGATTTAGCATCAAAAACGAATAATCAAGATGCTAAGGTTTTAGCAGAAGCTTTAAACCAAGCAAATGCAAAAATACTAAATAATAATAAATCACCTCAGCGTAAGCTCGGCACAATAGATAACCGTGGCTCTCATTTTTATCTTGCACTTTACTGGGCTGAAGCACTGGCTAATCAAGATCAATCCATTAAATTAAAAACTGTATTTAGCCCTGTTTATGAAAAGCTATCTGCTATGGAAGATCAAATTATTACAGAACTAAATGCAGTTCAAGGACACTCAGTTGATATTGGTGGTTACTACCACCCTAACCCATCTAAAACTGAAATCATTATGCGCCCAAGCCAAACTTTTAATGAAATCGTTGATGGGATTTAA
- a CDS encoding SDR family oxidoreductase: MKKLVVITGASSGFGASIAKQLHKLGHPLLLIARRIEKLEALKLENSICAQVDITNREAFESAIRDAEAIYGKTDCLINNAGVMLLGGIDTQNNNEFQQMFDVNVNALLNGMQVVLSDMKARNEGTIINISSIAGRKTFPSHAAYCGTKFAVHAISENVREEVAKDNVRVITIAPGAAETELLSHTTSDEIKEGYNQWKEEMGGVLSAEDVANAVVYAYQQPQNVCVREIVIAATKQQQ, translated from the coding sequence ATGAAAAAATTAGTTGTTATTACAGGCGCCTCTTCTGGATTTGGTGCAAGTATTGCAAAGCAATTACACAAATTAGGTCACCCTTTATTACTAATTGCCAGGCGTATTGAAAAATTAGAGGCGCTTAAACTTGAAAACTCAATCTGTGCACAAGTTGATATTACCAATAGAGAAGCATTTGAAAGTGCAATAAGAGATGCTGAAGCAATCTATGGTAAAACTGACTGCTTAATTAATAATGCAGGCGTTATGTTACTTGGCGGTATCGACACACAAAATAACAATGAGTTTCAACAAATGTTTGATGTTAACGTTAATGCCTTACTTAATGGTATGCAAGTTGTCTTATCTGATATGAAAGCACGCAATGAAGGCACGATTATTAATATTAGTTCAATTGCTGGTCGAAAAACATTTCCATCTCATGCAGCTTATTGCGGTACAAAGTTTGCCGTTCATGCAATTAGTGAAAATGTCAGAGAAGAAGTTGCAAAAGATAATGTCCGTGTTATTACCATTGCACCGGGCGCAGCTGAAACTGAGTTATTAAGTCATACAACCTCTGATGAAATTAAAGAAGGTTATAATCAATGGAAAGAAGAGATGGGTGGTGTATTATCTGCTGAAGATGTGGCTAATGCCGTTGTCTATGCTTACCAACAACCTCAAAATGTCTGTGTCAGAGAAATTGTCATTGCTGCAACAAAACAACAGCAATAG
- the clcA gene encoding H(+)/Cl(-) exchange transporter ClcA: MNKEHYPKKILQSTIYGGITGIIIGVIGALFQLCIHWISQGQQAAFAALKDYWFLKSLVAVILTTSLLSLSLLIVRHIVPEASGSGVQEIEGVLENKRQMRWWRVLPAKFFGGILSLSSGLVLGREGPTIQIGGAIGHLVRRLFKLDKEYAHILIAAGAGAGLATAFNTPLAGILFVIEEMRHQFKYSFQSLQTVIITCVVADIFLQIILQMGGYNIRQMMDIDMTAYQSLPLSSLWLFIIFGVIFGAFGTIFNKYLVYSLNFFAKRDGFNFWKWIILIGVATGLFLVFFPEVIGGGYNVMPKALHGNFTLTILIVLFVLRFATTLISYGTGVPGGIFAPMLALGTIFGMFFGLIAHYFFPELIVHPQVFAVAGMSALFTATVSAPLTGIVLVVEMTMNYALILPLILTCFSATITAIFMGGSPIYSTLLTRTLILAKRKKLYLNYKKNSNFIDKPSQ, translated from the coding sequence ATGAACAAAGAACATTACCCTAAAAAAATCTTACAATCGACTATCTATGGTGGCATTACTGGTATTATCATTGGCGTTATTGGTGCCTTATTCCAGTTATGTATTCATTGGATTTCTCAAGGGCAGCAAGCTGCTTTTGCTGCATTAAAAGATTACTGGTTTTTAAAATCTCTAGTTGCTGTAATCTTAACAACAAGCTTATTAAGTTTATCACTTCTTATTGTTAGACACATTGTACCAGAAGCTTCTGGCAGTGGTGTCCAAGAAATTGAAGGTGTTTTAGAAAATAAGCGACAAATGCGTTGGTGGCGTGTATTACCAGCTAAATTTTTTGGTGGTATTTTATCGTTATCGAGTGGCTTAGTATTAGGTCGAGAAGGCCCTACCATTCAAATCGGTGGTGCGATTGGTCATTTAGTTAGACGTTTATTTAAACTTGATAAAGAATATGCTCATATTCTAATTGCAGCTGGCGCTGGTGCTGGTCTTGCCACTGCATTTAATACACCCTTAGCTGGTATATTATTTGTCATAGAAGAAATGCGCCATCAGTTTAAATATAGCTTTCAATCATTACAAACCGTTATTATTACCTGTGTAGTAGCTGACATTTTCTTACAAATTATCCTTCAGATGGGTGGCTATAATATTCGTCAAATGATGGATATTGATATGACAGCCTATCAGTCATTGCCTTTATCTAGTCTTTGGTTATTTATTATTTTTGGCGTTATTTTTGGTGCATTTGGTACTATCTTTAATAAATATTTAGTTTACTCATTAAACTTCTTTGCTAAACGCGATGGTTTTAATTTCTGGAAATGGATTATTTTAATCGGTGTTGCAACTGGGTTATTTTTAGTATTCTTTCCTGAAGTGATTGGAGGTGGTTATAATGTCATGCCAAAAGCTTTACACGGAAACTTTACATTAACCATATTAATTGTTTTATTTGTATTACGTTTTGCAACGACTTTAATCAGCTATGGTACCGGTGTCCCCGGCGGTATTTTTGCACCTATGCTGGCACTAGGGACTATTTTTGGCATGTTTTTTGGATTAATTGCGCATTATTTCTTCCCTGAACTTATTGTTCACCCCCAAGTCTTTGCTGTAGCTGGTATGAGTGCATTATTTACCGCAACAGTGAGCGCGCCTTTAACTGGTATTGTACTTGTTGTTGAAATGACAATGAACTATGCATTAATTTTACCACTTATTTTGACTTGTTTTAGCGCAACAATTACAGCAATTTTTATGGGTGGCAGTCCAATTTATAGTACATTATTAACACGAACATTAATCTTAGCCAAACGTAAAAAGCTTTATTTGAATTATAAGAAAAACTCTAATTTTATTGATAAGCCATCACAGTAG
- a CDS encoding APC family permease has product MAISSDKVKAPALFSAIAIGVGCIIGSGWLFASYNAAREVGSMAFLSWIIGAFVALTLALLLAEMATMYKERAFFARILTISHKNSDYGFVVAISNLMGLILVIPSEAAATIQYLSGVYPSLMVGGDLSISGSIAVVFMIIIYGLVNFWGLKLLSKVNNFITFIKLIVPFAVGLILIIYTGYNGEFHLSNFSLSGFHHSYSQMIGAAFTTVVTAGIFYSFYGFGMIAIFGSELKNPKRNIPLALIGCVLVCLIIYLILQFAFIGAMPQELVANGWQNLQIFSSPLAQLLGLVGINIGIIWILYADAAISPSGTGALYMGSSARMITGMSQDKQLPSFFNHIIEKYNLSRRSLIAVFIIGVVMVFFSKNWQNIMIMVTVFQLISCIAIPVALVKLRKSEPDRKRAFKVPFGISLSYVIFLVVSYLMIQATVKAIVLALAVHLILFAVYAVSYYKGSVSKIINAIGSSWSIFLYLAVSIPFSYMVEAGEFSSNAYALLAFIIVYSISYFTMVNQRNLQKVTTVMAYQ; this is encoded by the coding sequence ATGGCGATAAGTTCTGACAAAGTGAAAGCTCCAGCATTGTTCTCAGCAATTGCAATCGGGGTAGGCTGTATTATTGGTAGTGGTTGGTTATTTGCATCTTATAATGCTGCAAGAGAAGTTGGTTCAATGGCATTTTTATCTTGGATTATAGGTGCTTTTGTTGCATTAACATTGGCCTTATTATTAGCTGAAATGGCAACAATGTATAAGGAGCGGGCATTTTTTGCAAGGATATTAACTATTTCCCATAAAAACAGTGACTATGGATTTGTGGTAGCCATTTCAAACTTAATGGGACTGATTCTAGTTATTCCATCAGAAGCAGCAGCGACAATTCAATACCTAAGTGGTGTATATCCATCTTTAATGGTTGGGGGAGACTTATCTATTAGTGGTTCTATTGCAGTTGTATTCATGATTATTATTTATGGTTTAGTTAACTTTTGGGGGTTAAAACTATTATCTAAAGTCAATAACTTTATCACTTTCATTAAGCTTATTGTTCCTTTCGCAGTTGGTTTAATTTTAATTATTTATACTGGTTACAATGGAGAGTTTCATTTATCCAACTTCTCACTGTCAGGTTTTCATCATTCTTATAGTCAAATGATTGGTGCTGCATTTACAACGGTTGTAACAGCAGGTATATTTTATTCATTCTATGGCTTTGGTATGATTGCTATTTTCGGTTCGGAGTTAAAAAATCCTAAACGAAATATTCCATTAGCATTAATAGGCTGTGTATTAGTTTGTTTAATCATTTATCTGATTCTTCAATTTGCATTTATTGGTGCAATGCCTCAAGAGTTGGTTGCCAATGGCTGGCAGAATCTACAAATTTTCTCATCACCATTGGCTCAGCTCTTAGGTTTAGTTGGTATTAATATTGGTATTATTTGGATTTTATATGCTGATGCTGCGATTAGTCCATCTGGGACAGGTGCTTTGTATATGGGTTCTAGTGCTAGAATGATTACAGGTATGTCACAGGATAAGCAACTACCATCATTTTTTAATCATATTATAGAAAAATATAATTTATCCAGGCGATCTTTAATTGCGGTTTTCATTATTGGTGTAGTTATGGTCTTCTTCTCTAAGAACTGGCAGAATATTATGATTATGGTGACTGTATTTCAATTAATTTCTTGTATTGCAATTCCAGTAGCACTTGTAAAACTAAGGAAATCAGAACCAGATAGAAAACGTGCATTTAAAGTACCATTTGGTATTAGCTTAAGCTATGTAATATTTTTAGTTGTTTCCTATTTAATGATACAGGCAACAGTTAAAGCAATTGTACTTGCATTGGCTGTACATTTAATATTATTTGCTGTGTATGCAGTTAGTTACTATAAAGGTAGCGTATCTAAAATTATTAATGCAATAGGCTCATCTTGGTCAATCTTTCTATATTTAGCCGTTAGTATACCATTTAGTTATATGGTTGAAGCTGGTGAGTTCTCAAGTAATGCATATGCATTATTAGCATTTATTATTGTGTATAGCATTTCATATTTTACGATGGTGAATCAAAGAAATTTACAGAAAGTAACTACTGTGATGGCTTATCAATAA
- a CDS encoding GNAT family N-acetyltransferase: protein MIIVETQRLILRTWQIDDISPMTKVNEDLKVMKYFPSIGNRDTTAWLIGRLEQHHNDHGFSLYPVILKQTNEMIGFVGLLTVGFQAHFTPAVEIGWRLGSQCWGNGYAPEAAYAMLEFGFNKIGLEKIVSFTVKDNLNSRRVMEKIGMTYDYKNDFNHPKIDTKNPLSKHVLYEIYKNDYLKQHIK from the coding sequence ATGATAATTGTAGAAACTCAACGTTTAATCTTAAGAACTTGGCAAATTGATGATATATCACCAATGACGAAGGTTAATGAAGATCTAAAAGTTATGAAGTATTTCCCATCTATTGGTAATAGAGATACAACTGCTTGGCTAATAGGTCGACTAGAACAGCATCATAATGATCATGGTTTTAGCTTATATCCTGTTATTTTAAAGCAGACAAATGAAATGATTGGCTTTGTTGGCTTATTAACAGTAGGTTTTCAAGCCCATTTTACGCCAGCAGTAGAAATAGGCTGGCGGTTAGGTTCTCAGTGTTGGGGTAATGGTTATGCGCCTGAAGCAGCTTATGCTATGTTAGAATTTGGTTTTAATAAAATAGGCTTAGAAAAAATTGTTTCTTTTACTGTGAAAGATAATTTAAATTCACGTAGAGTAATGGAAAAAATTGGCATGACCTATGATTATAAAAATGATTTTAATCATCCTAAAATCGATACGAAAAATCCACTATCAAAACATGTACTTTATGAAATTTATAAGAATGATTACTTAAAACAACATATAAAATAA
- a CDS encoding patatin-like phospholipase family protein, with product MGGWFSSLFYASSYQTANYVRQSGYQGLIDATARQSITRLILSGGGVRGGVYVGAFRALEDAGMYKKVKSITGSSIGGMTAALMATGMSPHRLQTVTMGQNFEHLLGSKTSWYGIERNGVPMHNFLQVNIRTNVKMYFKEHPFDHLAQSQPDKFMSLKKISQKIDQDDDLTFNDLAILRQFDKSRFKDLTLTAVERLTGKVQYFNALLTPDVSIADAARASGSLPVVLRPMVINGIEYIDGGYYENIPTEAETKILSDVESLDEESSLIDEEIEQHHREQRLVFAFSEQESDPVHKALHSEAKHLYTPGWLARFILNNVAPWLANIQTPKLCTIEAEQGYKNIQKYYQLQTVQMKTSLEARDFEGLLKRKEHLYYEGYFSTNDYLINHDFVKTDLIYEFRKFAYHFFKNYERKATWLSYFGVHPYENTKAKILFSFCADLGKLEIPQLKQLAYNFVYFSLLDRRTNSLKATTRSASTLIETLNTVYTNEEIKKVFQSVLDIKEDITDFKFKFTVEHLNNFLSQQQAHDDPKSLFYSRFINVEHDVEYEALYSRFE from the coding sequence ATGGGTGGATGGTTTAGTAGTTTATTCTATGCAAGTTCATATCAAACAGCAAATTATGTTAGGCAGTCTGGGTATCAAGGGTTAATTGATGCAACAGCTAGGCAAAGTATAACAAGATTAATATTAAGTGGTGGTGGAGTTAGAGGTGGTGTTTATGTTGGTGCATTTAGAGCATTAGAAGATGCTGGTATGTATAAAAAAGTAAAATCTATAACTGGATCTTCTATTGGAGGCATGACTGCAGCACTAATGGCTACTGGAATGAGTCCTCATCGCCTGCAAACAGTTACAATGGGGCAAAATTTTGAGCATTTATTAGGTAGTAAAACCAGTTGGTATGGTATTGAAAGAAATGGCGTACCAATGCATAACTTTTTACAAGTTAACATTCGTACTAATGTCAAAATGTATTTTAAAGAACATCCATTTGATCATTTAGCACAATCACAACCAGATAAATTCATGTCATTAAAAAAAATATCACAAAAAATTGATCAAGATGATGACTTAACATTTAATGATTTGGCAATATTACGACAGTTTGATAAAAGTAGATTTAAAGATTTAACATTAACTGCTGTTGAAAGACTAACAGGAAAGGTTCAATACTTTAATGCTCTACTAACACCAGATGTAAGTATTGCAGATGCCGCAAGAGCATCAGGGTCATTACCAGTTGTTTTAAGACCAATGGTTATTAATGGCATAGAGTATATTGATGGCGGTTATTATGAAAATATTCCAACAGAAGCAGAAACAAAAATATTATCAGATGTTGAATCATTGGATGAGGAAAGTTCATTAATTGACGAAGAAATAGAACAACACCACAGAGAACAAAGACTAGTTTTTGCATTTAGTGAGCAAGAAAGTGACCCAGTACATAAAGCATTACATTCAGAAGCTAAACATTTATATACGCCAGGATGGCTTGCACGTTTTATATTAAACAATGTAGCGCCTTGGTTAGCTAATATACAAACGCCAAAATTATGTACAATTGAAGCAGAGCAAGGTTATAAAAACATTCAAAAATACTATCAATTACAAACAGTTCAAATGAAAACAAGTCTTGAAGCAAGGGATTTTGAAGGGCTTTTAAAACGAAAAGAGCATTTATACTATGAAGGTTATTTTTCAACAAATGATTATCTGATTAATCATGATTTTGTTAAAACAGATTTAATTTATGAATTTAGAAAGTTTGCTTATCACTTCTTCAAAAATTATGAACGTAAAGCAACATGGTTATCTTATTTTGGTGTACATCCATATGAAAATACCAAGGCTAAAATTTTATTTTCATTTTGTGCTGATTTAGGAAAATTAGAGATACCTCAACTAAAACAACTAGCTTATAATTTTGTCTATTTTAGTTTACTAGATAGAAGAACAAATTCATTAAAAGCCACCACACGTTCAGCATCAACATTAATTGAAACACTTAATACAGTTTATACAAACGAAGAGATAAAAAAAGTTTTTCAATCAGTATTAGATATTAAAGAAGATATTACTGATTTTAAGTTCAAGTTTACGGTTGAGCATTTAAATAACTTTTTAAGCCAACAGCAAGCGCATGATGATCCAAAGTCATTATTTTATAGTCGATTTATTAATGTTGAACATGATGTTGAGTATGAAGCATTATATAGTCGTTTTGAATAG